ATAGTCTACTCTGTTTATCTTATTCTGAGGTGAATGGATTCCCGAAATTACCTATCACGAAAGGGGATATCGTAAGGTTCGTGACTTTATTGCAGATGATGAATACCTGGGTGAATGTGCCTATAGGTTAAGCTCTATAAGAGATCAAGACAACCGTGTCTATGTTGAATAACTGCTTAGTGAATACTCTCTAATTTTGAAAGATGATACGGTACCGCAAAAACTACGCGGCTTTTCCTTGTAGATCTCCAGGATCCGCCTGATAGTTTCAAGATCACGAATTTAGACGTGTGAGGTTGGCATATGAAAGAAAAACAGAAGATTTGTGAATGTGGCAATGTTGCCAGGAATGTAAGTGAAACATTTGGTAAGAAAGTTTACAGATGTGACCTATGCTATGAAAAATATCTTGCTGTACTTGGTGTAAAACTTAGGTGATTTAATGAGTTCAATTAATCGCTTAAACTTAATGTGTTCTGAGGATCGTAAACCTTGGGATACGTTAAAACCTGCGAATGAACTTACTCTGTTTCATTTTACCAGTGGTCAGAATAGACGTACTTCTAATAACCTTAAGTAAAGAAATATGTGAATCATTATAGTGAAGTAAACTTCATAGTTTTGGATTTATATCTATTGTTACATATAACGTTGTGAAAAAATTATTTATAAAAACGATTCATTTATTTATTAGTACAATGACTGCTGTTAAGGTGTAAATAAATGGATTATAAGTTCCGTTCTGCATGTATCAGGAAATTGACAAAATCATTTAGTTCAGAACTTATAGATGAAATTAAAAAACACTCTTTTTCTCCATCAGATAGCAAAGATGGTTTTGTTCTTCTAGAATCTTCAAATGATGTTTTTCTTTTTCAGTACCTTAGAAAAATTAACTATACGTATGGGGATTTTCAAGGAGAGCTTATACAGAGGAAAGGAGAAACTATTAAAGACCATATTTTCGAAATTAATTTAGACAGTATGTTGTTAATTATATATGCTGGAAAATCACAAAGCGATTTTTTAGTTAGAAAACTAGAGAATATTTGCGGTAACTCTTTCATCTCGGTTGAAATAGAATTTGCTAAAATTCTAGAAATCATGAAAAAATCTACATTTATTAGTAGAATGGAGCAAGTTGAACTTAAAAACTTTCAATGTAACAGTTCATTGGTAGGAAGATATATACCTAATGTCTATGATTACGAATTATTCAAAGATATAATTGAAAAATATTGCAATAACTTGTTAAAAGTTACATTGTCGTTTGAAAGTTACCAGGGTGATACAATCACTCTTACTATTGGCAAAGACAGTTCTTTTTTATTTAGATCTTATTCTGAAAACAATTCTAAAATTTTAACATATGTGTTGTCTAATTTATTATGAGGTATTTTTATGAATACGCCAATTATTAATTTGCGAGGACCAGAGGGCAAAAACATAACTGGAGAATTTGCAGAAGATGAAATCGAGGCATTTTTTTCAAATTTTGCTGGATGGAATTCAATTTATTATAATGTTGATATTGCAGTACCAAAAGTCTCTGATGAAGAGAAATCTGAAAATAGAGGTTATGATTTTATATATGAACTTTTTGAACCACTTGAGAATATTAACCAAGGAGTAATTATTGAATCTAAAAAAATATCTGACATTTCAAACTTTACTCCTTCAATGTTAGCAAAACATATTGGGATACTCAAACATAAAGTGAAGCAAGTAATGAACTATCAAGAGTTATATGAGGATACGAAAATAAAAGCATGTAATGTCAAATCATTTAGGTATGCCATATTATGTTATCGGTTTTCGAGTTTTGATTATGATAAATACCTACAAACACTTGAAATGTGTAAACTTGAGGAAACTATACGTGATATGAATTTTCCAACTATTTTTATTCTTTCAAATGACAGGCTTAAAGCTTTTGTAGAATTGAAAAATTACACCAAAGATTTGAAGTTTTATTCTCGTCAATTAAGATCAACAAACACATTACAAGAGTCAGATAAATTGCCTCTATTCCATTTATTTTCCGACATCGTACCCTTTAAAAGCAAAGATGGAGATGGCATTCTTACTTTTGACAAGCCATCCGTTGAATCATTTCTATTTATTAAAGATTTTGAATCGTATTATAATATGAATTTGTCCACTATTATATTTGCAAACTGTAATTATAATGATGAACCGATTTACAATCAATACAAATCTGAAATAGAGGGCTTTGAAAATATCTCTCCTATATATTTGGGTTTTGACATGAATTGTAGTATTAATTTAAAAACGGTGTTTAAATGACTCTTAATAAGGAAAAAACATACAAACGTCAAGATGAATTGATGCTTTTTTTTAATGGTAATGATATTAGAGTTCATAATTTAGAAGAATATTTTAAATCGAGAGGTGTATTTCTATTTTCAAATACTAGAAGACCCTTGGCAACAGTTGTGTCCAAATTCATATATGGTGTTGATTCTCAAGAAAAAATAAAAAGGTATATTGGGACCAAAGCTTTTCCAACTGTATCGGGCTTTATTCTAGAACCTGAAACTAGTATTACTTTTGAAGAGCTAAACCGATATTTTAATGCAAATGTATTAAGGACTTTTGAAAACATAAGTGACAGTAAGCTTCTTTATGTGGGAGTAAAGCATGGTGTATTAGTTGGTGAAATTGAATACAGCACCACTTCTTCTAAGACATATTCCCTTTTTGAGGTTGTTACCCGAAATATCAGATTTGAAATTATTAATGAAGGAAATGTTTGCATTATTTTCACCTTTTTAGAACAAGCAATCGACTATAGTATTGTTTATGGGGTGATTAATGAAATTATCAATACTGATAGTAATATTCGTTTTAGGATAATTGAAGAAAATCTGCCTGTACTTGGAAATACAGATAAAATTCATGCTTTTTTTAAAGAATCTATTTCCAAAATTAATCCTCTTTTTGAAGTAATTGGAATTACAAACTTTTCAAGAAAAAAGGCAGATGACGGCAACACAAAAGATCTTTTTGAGATGAATCTTTTAAGTGGAAACTTGGAGACAAAAATAACTGGAATAGATGCTTTAATTAGTAGTCTTAAAAATAGAAGTGCGAGACTTAATGGAGCTGGATTTGTTCTTCATGGAAGAGAAAATGGATATTTGTTTTTACTTAAATTAATTTCAAATGATGATAAAAAAAGAATTGAAATTGGTTTAAATGAAATAAAAAAAGTTCCTGATGGAAGTATGCTGGAATCTTTCTCTAAAAAGGAAGATTTCTATAAATTTGATTCCGCAAATGTATCGGATGAGGAAAAAAAGAGGCAGTGTCCCACATTTGCTGTAAATTCCCTGTACCTCTATTTGTTCTTAGTCTTCCATAGATAAATATTTGTTTCCTGTGATCCACTCTTCATTGATGTCTATCAATATTGAGACTGCAAGTCTCAATAGAGACTCTTCATTGGGGAATGCCCCAACAACCTTACTTCTTCTTTTGAGTTCCTTGTTGATTCTTTCTAAGATATTCGTATTTCTTATCTTTCTCCAATGTTCTTTTGGGAATGCTTGATAATTATGAATATCAAAGTAGAATCTTTCAAGTGTATCAATGGCCTTGTGAAACCTTCTTTCCTCAAGGAATTCAATCACTTCAGCTACCTGTTCTGGATCCTCTATAGACTTTTTTACTTTCTCCGCCACTTCTTTCTGGTGCTTTTTGGGTATAGTTTTCAATACAGCTCGGATCAAATGAACCTGACACATCTGCCAGCTTGATCCTGGAAATGAAGTTGTTACTGCTTTCTGGATTCCTTTATGACCATCTGAGATGATCAGTTCAACTCCTCTTAGTCCTCTTTCCTTAAGATCACTAAAGAGATCTTCCCAGAACATTGCATCTTCTCCATCTGCAATCCTTGCTCCCAGGATCTCTCTATATCCATCTTTCCTCACACCAGCGACAACAAACAAAGCTTTGTTACTGTACTGGGTACTATCCCTTATCTTGAAGTAAGTAGCATCAACGAACAGGTACTTGATCTCCTGCTCAATAGGTCTACATAGGAATTCGTTCACCTTCTCATCCAGTTCCTGGGATATCCTGGATACCTTCGATGCAGAAACGTTCTCAACTCCAAGCTCAGAGATGATGTGCTTTATTTTTCGTGTCGATACTCCCTGGAGATATGATTCAACAATCGCATTTTCCAATGCTTTCTCTGTTCTGGAGTATCTGTCAAAGACTTGTGTCGTAAACGGAACATCACGTAACTGAGGTTTCAGTAATTCCAGTTTGCCATGCCTGGTTGTAAAGGATCGCTTTTTGTAACCATTACGCTGAGCTTTTCTGTTCTCGTTACGTTCATACTTCTCTGCGCCTGATTGCTGAAAGGCCTCAACTTCCATAACCTGGTTCAAGAACCAGGTTATAAGGGCTCTTATAGCATCTTCTCTATCGACAAAGTAATCTTCTAACAGGTCATATAGATTCATGGTCCTGTACCTTCTTAGTTGTGTTCACTAATTCTAAGAGGTACGGGACTGTTATATTTTACAGAAAATTAGTTACGCTGCCAAAAAAGATGATTATGAAAAGCATTTGGGTATTAGTATCACTAGAATTCTACAACCTAAAAAGAGGAATTACAATAGTATAAAGCTAATCCATCCTATCGATCTGATATAAAGTAATTGAAGCAATGTATGTATTAAAGTGATGTGCAGAGAAAAATGTGATTGATTATTCACTGGCATAATCCGAAATCGTCAATAAAAGAAGGGTTGAGAATGAAAACAGTATCCATCTGCATTGAATGTCCTGATTGCAAAAAATTGATGATACCAACACCAGATAAAAAATTATGGTGTCTTAAATGTAAAAAAACACATGAGGCATCGGCTGATTCATACAGGACAATGATATCACTCATGAATATAGTTCTAAAATCCATCGAATCAAAATTTGATGAATAAAGGAAAAACTTTGGAATAAAACTTCCGATTATGATGACTATTTGGAAAAAAAATAGAATCTTTCTATCCATACAATGAGTGGGGGCAGTAAAGCCAGTGACTGCACGACATGTTAGATGGATTTATCTAAAAACAGAACAACATCCCCTTTCTCATCCAGTAATAGATCGGAGGGTTGTGAACTGACTGCACATCTTTTGTGTGTATAACTATTCTCTATATTTTATTTACTATATATACTAAATTTTTCATAATGCTGTTTATCCGAAGGAGAGTAACATCATGAAAGAAAAATAAGTAAAGACAGTTGTTTTTATTGGAGACTCTTTTGACATTAAGGCTCCCGGCGAGGTTGTGAAATACGGTCCTAAAGTCAATGTAAGCAGCATCGTAGACCGTAAGGTGTAATCAAGCCGGAGATCTTCGATAACATGCTTGATGCTGTGCAAAGGATCCCGAAGCCAGGAAGGCCATTAAAGAACTTGCTGCATGGAAGCCTAACTAACTCCACAAAGTAAGGGAGCCTCTCGTATGCCAGCTACCGTTTTTCAGATGGTACATAAAACTGTTGGCTATTTATTTTATAAGTTTCCAAGAAAAATCAATATTTCTAAATAAAATTACAATACAGCAATCTAGTTGTAAAAATTTATTATTAAAACAGTTAGAAAATAGTAGAATGGTGCTCCGACCGGGATTCGAACCCGAGTCTTCGGCTCGAAAGGCCGGAATGATTGGCCGGACTACACTATCGGAGCACGTCGATTTCGCTTTAGACAAGCGACTCCAACATAGTAGATATCATTATTAAAGGTTTCGCCTGATCACTGCATTTCAGCCGATTCCTCTTCCCCATCCCTCAGGTGCATGACCCAATAAGTGAGTTTATCGCACATCTCGGGCTGGCATGCATCCCTGCATCCTGCACACGGAGAGAAAACTTCCCCTGCCATGAGTAACTCAAAGGCGGGCTTCTCCTCTTCCTTGACCTTTAACAGGTACGTCCTGGCACCGTTGGATACCGCAGGCTCACGGGTGATCAGATCCTCATCCAGGAGCTTTGAAACGATCCTGGAGCACTTACGGCTGTCGATCTCGAGCAATTTCCAGAGCTGGTTCTGGTAGACGCCTTCTTCCTGATCACTAATAACTTTCAGAGCAGTTTCTTCAATACTCATATCTTCCCACTACGCGTCGAAATTAATCTTCCATCGGGATGACAAGAATAATATTATTTCCACGCAGGACCACAGAACCAAGTGATCTTAACTTTTCACCGTCTGCAATCTCAACAGTATCAAGGAGATGGAGGTTCATGTAATCGTCTGCACTGTTAAGAGTTCCTTCGAGAAGGTGAAGGTCGCCTTTCATCTCAACCTGGACTTTTGATCCAATCAATTTCTGGACTTTCTTATTAGGGAACAAAATTAATCCTCACATCATTTCTAAAATCTGGATTTAAAATTCAAAGTATAGGCTCTAACAATAATACAACCTAATATTTATCACTAGCGATATAACCTTTATCCATTCCAATTTTTCATGGAAAGCAATTTTTCATCAGTCTTTGAAATACATAGGGAAAAATACAGGATTTATGTATAACCCTGGAGTTCCGTGCTGTCCTGTACCGGAGTCTCGGATTCTTTTTTCGGCTTCACCGGTCTTCTGATAGGACCGAACTTGGCCTCATAATCCTTGAGGTGCTGGTTCAGCCATTTTGAGAGTTCAAGAGCGGCCAGTGGAGACAGGATAACCTCGCTTTCAAGCCTTCTCTGTATTACCTGCTCTTCCCCTGCCTTGGCAGCAGGCAAAGGCATGTCATTGTAAAAACCGATCCTGAAGTCATACGGGCTGTGACCTCCTATGGCGCCTATGGAGTATACCTGTTTGAAATCCTCAGGTTTATACAGCTCGATCCTGACTTTCCTTTTTGCCTTCTTCTCATCCGCTTGTTCACTCATGTTAACGTTTCCTTTGTAAACTATTTACCTAATAAGAGCAAGCATCACTTTAAAGGCTTGTGATAATTCCCGCAAAAATTATCCTTCGACCTGTTTTCTCAGCCTGCGTGCCTCTGAGGCTATATCCTTTTTGGAATATGCCCTGGCAATCATCTCCACGGCCTCCAGATTACGTACAACATTGTCCAGATAACCCAGCACATCGCCAGGATAGGCAGTAACACCATAGAGATTCTCCAGTTTCCTGACAATTCCCACGGGATCATATCCTTCAGCACGTATGGATATGATCTTCTCAGAGAACTTGTGCTCAGCGCATCCGCAATAGGGAGAATCCTTGCAACTGCAGGTCAAAAAGTCCGAAGCGAACTCGAACACCTGGTCCCGTAGACTGATATCCAGTTTCTGCATGTTCTCTCCCTCAAAGAGTATATCAAGAGATGCACCCTGGAAAACCCTGGATGGCAGGTTTATGTTCAGGGCAGCAGATATTCTGGCAGCGTATTTGAAATACACGGAATCAAAGAACTCCAGATTGGAAACGGTTGTCAGGGGACTCTGCTCCATCATCACGGCATCACGTATCAGAAACGCCTTTGAGACCGACAGGAAATGGCCTGAAGCGATCTTACCAAAACGGGTCAGCTTTATACTGTCACCTTTTCTATGAAGGAACTTTGACCTCTCAAGTCTTTTGATCAGGAAATCCACACTATAATCGGCAAGCATGTTCGCATGTATTCTCTTCAGGTCTTTCACAGAATGCGTCACAGCAGCCGTAGCAAGGATCTCCTCTGTCTTCTCCTCTTCCCCGTAGTCCACACCTATATGCTGCATCTCTCCCTTAAGCAGCTTTATGGCAACAGCATCCTCGGTATCACCCTGGTTACTGGTATATTTCTTATTCGGCACCGCAAGCAGCACAACCTCACCCCTGTCATGGTAATCAGGCCTGCCCGCACGTCCCAGCATCTGCAAAAACTCCTGCATATTGAGCCATTCAATTCCCATGGCAAGGGACTCAAATATTACCTGCGAGGCAGGGAAATCCACTCCTGCTGCCAGGGCTGCCGTTGTCACTACCACCGGAAGCTTGCCCTTACCAAAACTCACCTCAACCTTCTTGCGTTCCTCACTTGTAAGACCCGCATGATACGGAGCTGCATACATTGGCAGTGCTTCGGCTATACGATGGCAATTACGTCTTGAGTTTGTGAAAACAATGGTCTGACCCTTGTGCCCCTTTGATGAGACCTTGTTGAACTCGTCCCTGACAAGCCGGGTCATAATTTTGATCTTTGAATGTTCCGGACAGAGCACCAGATGTCTCTCTATGGGCACAGGACGGTACTCGTACTCTATAAGCTTTGCACCGAGCTGTTTTGCCATAAGCTGCGGTTTTGCAACGGTGGCTGAGAGATATATGAACTGTGCACTGGGTGCCACATACTTTAGCCTCCCGATAACACCATCCAGCCTGTGGCCACGCTCCTCATCCTCTATGGTGTGGACCTCATCCACAACGATCGTACCGACCTGACCAAGCATATCGGCACCCCCGGTCCGAAGTATATAATCTATACCTTCGTATGTACCGATAATGATATCCGAATCAAGTGTCCTTTTTGATTTATCGTTTTTCGATGCCTTGATACGGGCACTACCAACCCTGATGGATGTCTGTATGCCAAGATTTGAGTATCTCTTTGTGAACTGGTCATATTTCTGGTTCGCAAGTGCCACAAGGGGGACCAGATAGAGCAGTTTTCCCTTATTTCTCAGGATGTTCTCGACACCTGCAAGCTCTCCGATAAGCGTCTTACCGGTTGCGGTAACGGAAGTCACAAGCTGGTTCTGTCCCTTGAGCAGGCCGCTTTCGACCGAAAGTGACTGTACCGGCAGCAGGGTATCGGACTTCTTCAGAAGAAGATCCTTGAATTTGCGGCGGATCGGGAGCTCTTTAATCCTGGTTCCGGAAATCTCCTTGCTTGCGGCTATTGAATCAAACCGCGTGAGTTCGTGATCAAGGTCTTCGGGACTCAGCATCAGCAGGGTTCGGTCAAGATCCCGGGTTTTCAGGAGAATCGATTCCAGCCTCTCACATGCTTCGTCACTGTAGAAGGTCTGCGAGCTTGCCAGGACCCTGTATAGTTCTTCCCTTGCACAATCTTCGCATATCTTTTCCCTGTGGTATTTGATTGACCTTCTGTTCAGGAAATTGAACATGTCTTTCAGGACACAGAACCTGCAGACATTTACGACATCTGCACTTAACTGAAAGCCCTGCAGCATAGCAACAAGATCTGAGGTCTGCTCCTGATCCCCATCCTTTGCTATCATGATACGATTGGCCTTTCGCAGCAGGTCCGTGATCTCCGATGGCGGATGCAGCTCTTCACCTTTATCGGTTTTTACTTTGAACTTGTGAGGCCTCGGACCACCGGAAGTGTTCCTTAGCACCACCTCTCCGACAAAAAGAGGTTTTTTCTTCTTGTCCCTTATTGCAAGGACTGTTATTTTTGATCTTTCGGCTATAAATAATATCCAGAGAGTCATTGGTGTTCTTTCATTGTACAGTGGCTATAAATAGTATTGGATTTATAAAAGCCATAAGCTAAAAATATAATTAAGTATATATTATTCTTGCTTATAGGGGCTTGGAATATCTTGATAAATAATTCTATCACAGCAGACACCGTCACTTCAGAAGAACAGACTGAAGAATACGGAGAAACACCGTCACTTTATGACAGCCTTAAAAAACCGGCTTCTGACGCAATATCGCAGGATGGAATGATACTGCTTCCATCAGGCATCAGCGTACTTGACAGAAGCCTTGGTGGAGGTTTACCCGCTGGTTCGCTGTCTTATTTCTCAGCCGATCCGAGGTCCATGTCAGAAGTGTTTCTCTATCAGTTCACCCAGTCGCGCAAGACTTTCTATTTCACCACAGGACGAAAACCGAAATATGTTCTCAATGATATCATCAATCTTGGTTTCGATCCGGGAAATATCATCTTTGTTGATATCTACAGTGAATACTACTTCAGTTCCTGCGGGGAAATGGTCGAAAGTGTGGGTAATGAGTACATGGACTCACGAATAATAGAGTTTGCTGAATATAATCTCCAGAACATTGCAAACGACGCAGGCGATGAGATAATCAACATTATCATAGATTCGTTCTCGTTCTTCATGAACCTCCAGGTAAGTCCGGGAATTATACGCCAGCTTACAAATGTAATATACGAGATAACAAAGGAGATACAGTGTCTCACATATCTTTACGGTCAGAAGGGAAGTACTCCTGTAAAAATGGACAATGAGACCTTTGCAGCAGTTGATGTTATATTCGACTCCTCCCTTGATAAGGAATCTGATAAACTTGTGAGCAAACTCTCCATTCCGAAGATACGAGGACTCATACCAAATAATGATATCATTAAGTTCAAGATCGGAGAAGGAGTCCAGATCGACACTTCAAAGGACATAGCCTGAATCGGTAAAATCGAAGTTTAAGTTTATTCAGGCTCAAACTTTTTTATTTTAATTTTTTAATTCCAGTTAGAGGCAGGCATCTATCATAGCATGCCTGCAACTGCAGTTTCTCTTTTTCGGTATCCCTTCGATAGCCTCGATGACTATATCGAAAAGAGTTTCCTTTTTCTCCTGCAGTATATCCACGACCTCGGATGCCGTGATCTTCGTATCATCCAGTCCACAGGCGTTATTTGTGACCGTACACACAGAGGCATAGCAGAGATTCAGCTCCTTAGCAAGTACGACCTCGGGTACACCCGTCATACCCACAACATCAGCAAACTGGCTCATCATCCTTATCTCTGCCCTTGTTTCAAATCTCGGACCCTCGGTACAGGCATAGACTCCTTCCGAGAAGCCTGCGTTTTTGCTTTTCAGCACTTTTTTGATACTGTCCCTTATTTCCGGACAGTAGGGCTCGGTCACATCAACGTGCACTGTCCTGTCATCATGAAAAGTGGAAACCCTGTTCCTGGTAAAGTCAATGAAATCCTCGGCCAGGACAATGCTGCCTATGGGATGTTCTTTCATCGTACCCACGGAATTCAGGGAAATGATCCTCTCAACCCCAAGCTGCTTGATGCCCATCACGATTGCCCTGTAATTGATCCTGTGAGGCGGAACGTGTTTTGTTCCGTCAGCATGTCTCGGGATTATCACAACTCTTCCTTTAGCTGTGTTTAAGAAATGAACATTAATATTGCCAAAAGGTGTTTCAAGGGGGCAGCTTTCAACCTTTTCAGGCAGAAAAGCATTAACACCTCCTATTATTGCCAGATCCGGTGATTTTCCGTGAAGAGCTCGTGCCTCAGGTATCTGCATCGGCTGATCCCACCAGACCTTTTTTTTCTTCCATTTTGATATTCGTGGATATCTTGATCCCGAGCAATGCTATGATGATCGCAGCCACTATGGAATATACAAAGTACTGCACTCCGGCCTGAGAATCAAGGGATTCACTGCCTATTACCGGGTTTATGGACATCAGGTAGGTACTTGCACCCCAGAATAGCAAACCCATCGAGATCGCAAAGAAGGCAGGTATGATGTACCGGAAAACGGACCTTCCGCTTTTCTTACAATCTATTATCTTACCCAGATCAGCAAACAGAATCGATCCTGTGTAGAACCACACAGTGGAGTTTATAAATACCGTCACCAGAGGCACTATTCCGTAATACCAGACACCTTCGCTAGTATAGAGGTTCCATACATTTACCAGACCCACAATTGTTGCAAGTGCGAATATCACACCTGCTATGGCATAAGTTACAAACGTCATCCTGCCTGAGTAAAAGGAATCGTTCATATGTCCCCAGAGTATGGATATCGAATCACCGAAACCACGGTAGAGCATGTAAAGACCTATCGCTGCAAGTATTCCTATAACAGCTCCCTGGGGATAGTCGATCATAAGGAAGAACGCATATATCAATGAAGCCAGACCCAGCGGTACAAAGAAGGTCTGGGATATCTTCGGGTCATTGAATGCGTGTTTTATGATGTAGTAAGTACTTTCGAGATTGGCACTCTGCATAACAACTATACGTCTGACAGAGTCAATCTTTATCCTGGACTGCACGATCGGTAGCAGTGTCTCATCCTCTGCACCGTCTGATATGAAAATTGCGGATTCGGCATTGAATTTCTTAAGTATGAGATCAAGTTGGTTCGCTATTTTCTGATCCGAGATTATGCCGATGTTCCGATCACCTGCAAGGGTCACAATTTCAGCATCAATACCCTTTGCAAGCATATCGTCAAGTACCCTGATACCGCCAAATATGGTATTCGTATCAGAATCCTCGGGGTCTGCGGTACCGAGCTTTACTGCAGCCTCGATATTCGCCTCCCTGCCAATCAGAGGCCCCCTTATATCGGCTTTTTCACCCAGATCGTTATCTCTGTCTATACAAAGAATCAGTGTTTGCATATAATTCCATTTCCTATTTAGTAGGGAAATATAAATAGATTCTCATAAAATCGTAACTCTGAAAGACTTAATAAAATAGACAGGTAATATAAAAATAAAGTTTTCAGAGTAAATCTCCAATCAGCTTTTTTGCCCATATCAGTTTCTTTTTCTTTATGTCAGTGACATTAACATCATCAAGATCAAAACCCAGTAGTTTTATTTCAGACGCATGGAACTCATCTGCCAGAAAAACACACCTGTCCCCGTCACTGAATCCTCCGAAATTATAGACGTTTACGAGGGGAACTGACTGGGTACTTCCTATTATGTCTTTCATCAACGGTACATATCTCTCTAATTTGTCAATATTATCCCCATGTGCATGCACCACAACAACAGACCCGCGTTTATTTGCAAGGATCTCCTTTTCCAAATCTCCGTCAAGATCGGTTACGATTATATCAGGTATTATACCTCTGTCAACAAGAACTGCAGTAGCACCGTCGGCGGCAATTATAGTTTTTCCTGAAATATCCGTGACTTCAAGCTGGTCTTTGAGGCAAGGAGCATTACCGCATACAATAACACTTTTTCCGG
The window above is part of the Methanolobus zinderi genome. Proteins encoded here:
- a CDS encoding 6-hydroxymethylpterin diphosphokinase MptE-like protein, whose protein sequence is MEFKQWEPIYLDILEDMGFSREEDEQAAIILSRMLDKDNTADLSVLRKLIAGKSVIVCGNAPCLKDQLEVTDISGKTIIAADGATAVLVDRGIIPDIIVTDLDGDLEKEILANKRGSVVVVHAHGDNIDKLERYVPLMKDIIGSTQSVPLVNVYNFGGFSDGDRCVFLADEFHASEIKLLGFDLDDVNVTDIKKKKLIWAKKLIGDLL